A portion of the Ardenticatenales bacterium genome contains these proteins:
- a CDS encoding S9 family peptidase, with the protein MSEDKRLLTADDLYKYEVVSGGEISPDGQHVVYVVQRVDAKTEKKYANLWVAATNEDDARHQNDARHQIDARQFADARQFTFGDQNDGQPLWSPDGRHIAFTSNRDDEKQAQIYLIPLAGGEARKLTDLKGTFGGFEWSPDGRTLLMGFRKKDEEEIDREADPQKKELGMVERHITRVFFKGDGLGYLPKERWHIWTVDVASGEAAQLTDGDYDETDATWSPDGRQILFVSNRSEDPDFELDADELYVMPAAADNAFTRIETNHAFQKYMPSWSPDGQSIAYLGRRSSGNWWQNTCLYVVPAAGGTARNLTAHFDIHISSSTLGDVAALSLMRPTWSADSQTIYFQVARHGKQPLMALSLADDEPQLTTVVPGGAVGYFSLDQKNDTVAYFQTDLTDPGQIWAQSLADGAARRLTRHNAWLDEIDLGQISEVWFDGGAHDPHAPRKIQGWILTPPGFDANQSYPSILEIHGGPQMQYGYSFMNEFFLLAAQGYVVYFSNPRGSQGYGDDHCGAIYNNWGTIDFADVMAWADYMTQQPYIDVDRMGVTGGSYGGYMTGMIVGRSHRFKAAVAQRVVSNFISMWGSSDFNWGWTQALGQETPWENVENYWRQSPMRYIGGAKTPTLVIHSQNDYRCNQEQGEQLYVALRKLGVDSELVLFPGESHGLSRAGRTDRRVARLRHIVRWMNKYLRYEV; encoded by the coding sequence ATGAGTGAAGACAAACGGCTGTTGACAGCCGACGACCTGTACAAGTATGAAGTCGTATCAGGCGGCGAGATTTCCCCGGACGGGCAGCACGTCGTGTACGTGGTGCAGCGGGTGGACGCGAAAACGGAAAAGAAGTATGCCAATTTATGGGTGGCGGCCACAAATGAAGATGACGCGCGTCATCAAAATGACGCGCGTCATCAAATTGACGCGCGTCAATTTGCCGACGCGCGCCAGTTTACGTTTGGCGACCAGAATGATGGCCAGCCCCTCTGGTCGCCGGATGGCCGGCATATCGCCTTTACATCAAATCGTGATGATGAGAAGCAAGCGCAGATTTACCTCATTCCCCTGGCGGGGGGCGAGGCGCGCAAGTTAACGGATTTGAAAGGCACGTTTGGCGGTTTTGAATGGTCGCCCGATGGCCGCACGCTGCTGATGGGCTTCCGCAAGAAAGACGAGGAGGAAATTGACCGCGAGGCAGACCCGCAAAAGAAGGAACTGGGCATGGTAGAGCGGCACATCACGCGCGTGTTCTTCAAGGGGGATGGCCTGGGGTATTTGCCAAAGGAGCGGTGGCACATCTGGACGGTTGATGTGGCTTCGGGAGAGGCGGCACAGTTGACGGATGGGGATTATGACGAGACGGATGCAACGTGGTCGCCGGATGGCCGGCAGATCTTGTTTGTCTCCAATCGCAGCGAAGACCCGGATTTTGAGCTGGACGCGGACGAGCTGTATGTGATGCCCGCGGCGGCTGACAACGCCTTCACTCGCATTGAGACCAATCACGCCTTTCAAAAATATATGCCCAGTTGGTCCCCCGATGGACAATCCATCGCCTACCTGGGGCGGCGCAGTTCCGGCAACTGGTGGCAAAACACCTGCCTCTACGTCGTGCCCGCCGCCGGCGGAACGGCACGCAACCTCACCGCTCATTTCGACATCCACATCTCCAGCAGCACCCTCGGCGACGTGGCCGCCCTCTCGCTGATGCGCCCCACCTGGTCCGCCGACAGCCAGACCATATACTTCCAGGTCGCGCGCCACGGCAAACAACCCCTCATGGCCCTCTCCCTGGCCGACGACGAACCCCAACTGACCACCGTCGTCCCCGGCGGGGCGGTCGGTTACTTCAGTCTGGACCAGAAAAACGACACCGTGGCCTACTTCCAGACGGACCTCACCGATCCCGGCCAGATTTGGGCGCAAAGCCTGGCGGATGGCGCGGCGCGCCGGTTAACGCGGCACAACGCCTGGCTGGACGAGATCGACCTGGGGCAAATCAGCGAAGTGTGGTTTGACGGCGGCGCGCACGACCCGCACGCGCCGCGAAAAATACAGGGGTGGATTTTGACGCCGCCCGGATTTGACGCCAACCAGTCGTACCCGTCCATCCTGGAAATTCATGGCGGGCCACAGATGCAATATGGCTACTCCTTCATGAACGAATTTTTCCTGCTGGCGGCGCAGGGGTATGTCGTCTATTTCTCCAACCCGCGTGGCAGCCAGGGGTATGGCGACGACCACTGTGGCGCTATCTACAACAACTGGGGCACGATTGATTTCGCGGACGTGATGGCCTGGGCGGACTACATGACGCAGCAGCCGTACATTGACGTAGACCGCATGGGGGTCACGGGCGGCAGCTATGGCGGCTACATGACGGGCATGATCGTCGGGCGCAGCCACCGCTTCAAGGCCGCCGTGGCGCAGCGGGTGGTGAGCAACTTCATCAGTATGTGGGGTTCCAGCGACTTCAACTGGGGTTGGACGCAGGCCTTGGGCCAGGAAACCCCGTGGGAAAATGTGGAGAACTATTGGCGGCAATCGCCCATGCGCTATATCGGCGGGGCAAAGACACCGACGCTGGTTATCCACAGCCAAAATGACTATCGCTGTAACCAGGAGCAGGGCGAGCAGCTTTACGTGGCTCTGCGCAAACTGGGCGTGGATAGCGAGTTGGTGCTGTTTCCGGGCGAATCGCACGGCCTCTCCCGCGCCGGACGTACCGACCGGCGGGTGGCTCGCTTGCGACACATTGTCCGCTGGATGAACAAGTATTTGAGGTATGAGGTATGA
- a CDS encoding DUF2283 domain-containing protein, with amino-acid sequence MKIRYFAETDTLYIELSSKNVAESIDLNANTIIDLDGDGSVVAITLEHAQQQANILEFTIEPIAVGQPPEMVYQPS; translated from the coding sequence ATGAAAATTAGATACTTCGCGGAAACGGATACGCTCTACATAGAGCTTAGCAGCAAAAATGTAGCGGAAAGTATTGATTTGAACGCAAACACAATCATTGATTTGGATGGTGATGGCAGTGTCGTCGCTATTACGCTGGAACATGCGCAACAGCAAGCGAACATTCTTGAGTTTACTATTGAGCCAATAGCTGTGGGACAACCACCAGAGATGGTCTATCAGCCATCCTGA
- a CDS encoding CopD family protein, which translates to MNFWILAASYWIHLLATVIWLGGMALMAFVAWPALRRRTLEANQWFQLQARFLPWANASLALLLVTGFVQMTNDPNYHGFLKVDSVWAQAILVKHIAFALMVVIAAYMQFRLQPAMSRMVLLAQKKPQMAAAEQEKLTRQEILFLRLNLACAAAVLLCTAIATAV; encoded by the coding sequence ATGAACTTCTGGATTTTAGCTGCCTCATACTGGATTCACCTGCTGGCAACCGTCATCTGGCTGGGCGGCATGGCTTTGATGGCCTTCGTCGCCTGGCCTGCGCTGCGGCGGCGCACGCTGGAGGCCAACCAATGGTTCCAACTCCAGGCGCGTTTCCTGCCGTGGGCGAATGCCAGCCTGGCGTTGCTGCTGGTGACGGGGTTTGTGCAGATGACGAACGACCCCAACTATCACGGTTTCCTGAAGGTGGATAGCGTGTGGGCGCAGGCGATTTTGGTGAAGCACATTGCTTTCGCGCTGATGGTGGTAATTGCCGCCTACATGCAGTTTCGATTGCAGCCGGCCATGTCGCGCATGGTGCTGCTGGCGCAAAAGAAGCCGCAAATGGCCGCCGCCGAGCAGGAAAAACTGACCCGCCAGGAAATCCTGTTCCTGCGCCTGAATCTGGCCTGCGCCGCCGCCGTCCTCCTCTGCACGGCCATTGCCACCGCCGTTTAA
- a CDS encoding SH3 domain-containing protein, producing MMEEERPVQDARQSIESGNAPPPDASATAGKSSTGLLVAGILVVVILIIAGLFLPPISLGQRLGLGADNASPSATQAPAETLSLPGLISLDVADPSGVSVMGYAAADFLAGSAGEAYQAAIANLPAALTPTGQVFTIDGSASASGSAALTPQADAAPLETLDAYGWNGSAWVFMPSRLDTANNQLVSLPGPLPSVMALMQVAAPTVPAVGAEAAADQMLAADALPLVTDLSVGTLVLGDAGTLNGELGTFPAGGYRQWLHVTNYQAVIDQASLSSLLSDEAAQTAQINDLVSRVGSGGYAGIHLDYQGIPAEQKDAYTTFVANLAAALQAQNANLILTLNAPTLLASGAWDTGGQDWVALGRLANVVYLQMPLDPGQYADAGPADQILADAVRQIDRNKLTLLASASAVDAVGEAFRELSGDAALVNFGALNFVQGGEEAAPGETIEVALSGSATPLEWDGNSVAYKYSYEENGAAHTVWLGNEAALNHRLRFAQKYHLRGVALRQAGDPEIGADSAAALRSYLGQGEAPAPQGAAIVWTVLNSEEGVLENVNGESLSFQWQAPETPGAYTIKADFAQGSSVASLGSLAVNVPEPVAEEPAVEETPIAAAPETQPEATGGDVTATVNTGSNVRSGPGLGYGVVAGLEPGTRVRLIGRNARTDWVQIELPDDPEKDGWIFAQLLTITGDPATLAVVEVAPPAVAAGGGGGGGAPAPAPAPVIAPAGGGSFELGGQTHSLAHPAQMNYSGMTWVKFQHKWGPGDSPSSVQGQIDSAHANGFKVLLSIPGSSTYPSSIDFNGYVEFLRGVAALGPDAIEIWNEMNIDFEWPAGQIDPGSYVRNMLAPAYNAIKSANSRVMVISGAPAPTGYFGGGCGTNGCDDNAYLAGMAAAGAASYMDCVGVHFNAGATSPTVSSGHPANSSHYSWYFQPTMDLYYNSFGGARPVCFTELGFLSGEDFGGVPTRFSWAGNTTVGQHAQWLAEAVSLAANSGKVRLAIIFNVDFTYYSDDPQAGYAMIRPNGSCPSCDLLANIMGSR from the coding sequence ATGATGGAAGAAGAACGTCCCGTGCAGGATGCGCGCCAATCAATCGAATCTGGCAATGCTCCTCCACCCGATGCGTCGGCAACCGCCGGCAAATCCTCTACCGGTTTACTGGTTGCCGGCATTCTCGTCGTCGTCATCCTGATCATTGCGGGATTATTCCTGCCTCCCATCTCCCTGGGGCAGCGATTGGGCCTCGGCGCGGACAACGCCAGCCCCAGCGCCACCCAGGCCCCGGCGGAAACCCTGTCCCTCCCCGGGCTGATTTCCCTGGACGTCGCCGACCCCAGCGGCGTCAGCGTCATGGGGTATGCGGCGGCGGACTTCCTGGCGGGCAGCGCCGGTGAAGCTTACCAGGCCGCCATCGCCAACCTACCCGCCGCCCTCACCCCTACCGGCCAGGTTTTCACCATCGACGGCAGCGCGTCGGCCAGCGGTTCGGCGGCGCTGACGCCACAGGCGGACGCGGCCCCTCTGGAGACGCTGGACGCTTACGGCTGGAACGGCAGCGCCTGGGTGTTTATGCCCAGCCGCCTGGACACGGCCAACAATCAGCTTGTCTCTCTGCCCGGACCGCTGCCGAGTGTGATGGCCTTGATGCAAGTGGCCGCGCCGACCGTGCCGGCGGTGGGGGCGGAGGCGGCGGCGGACCAGATGCTGGCGGCGGATGCGCTGCCGCTGGTGACGGATCTGAGTGTGGGGACGTTGGTGTTGGGAGATGCCGGCACGCTCAACGGCGAACTGGGAACATTCCCCGCGGGCGGCTATCGTCAGTGGCTCCACGTCACCAACTACCAGGCGGTGATTGACCAGGCGAGCCTATCCAGTCTGCTTTCTGATGAAGCGGCGCAGACGGCGCAGATTAATGATTTGGTGAGTCGCGTGGGGAGTGGCGGATATGCCGGCATTCACCTCGACTACCAGGGCATCCCCGCCGAACAAAAAGACGCCTACACCACCTTCGTCGCCAACCTCGCCGCCGCCCTCCAGGCTCAAAACGCCAACCTCATCCTCACCCTCAACGCCCCCACCCTCCTCGCCAGCGGCGCATGGGACACCGGCGGGCAAGATTGGGTCGCCCTGGGGCGTCTCGCCAACGTCGTCTACTTGCAAATGCCTCTTGATCCCGGCCAATACGCCGACGCCGGCCCCGCCGACCAAATCCTCGCCGACGCCGTGCGCCAGATAGACCGTAACAAGCTCACCCTCCTCGCCAGCGCCAGCGCCGTTGACGCCGTGGGCGAAGCCTTCCGCGAACTTTCCGGCGACGCAGCCCTCGTCAACTTCGGCGCGCTCAACTTCGTTCAGGGCGGCGAAGAAGCCGCCCCCGGCGAAACCATCGAAGTCGCCCTTTCCGGCTCCGCCACCCCTCTGGAATGGGACGGCAACAGCGTGGCCTACAAATACAGCTACGAAGAAAACGGGGCTGCCCATACCGTCTGGCTGGGCAATGAAGCGGCGTTGAACCATCGCCTTCGCTTTGCCCAGAAATATCACCTGCGCGGCGTGGCGCTGCGGCAGGCGGGTGATCCGGAAATCGGGGCCGACAGCGCCGCCGCCCTCCGCAGCTACCTGGGGCAAGGCGAAGCGCCCGCCCCACAAGGCGCCGCCATCGTCTGGACCGTCCTCAATAGTGAAGAGGGCGTTCTGGAAAACGTCAACGGCGAATCCCTCTCCTTCCAATGGCAAGCACCGGAGACACCCGGCGCATACACCATCAAGGCGGACTTTGCCCAGGGCAGCAGCGTCGCCTCCCTGGGTTCGCTGGCCGTGAACGTGCCGGAACCGGTGGCCGAAGAACCCGCTGTAGAAGAAACCCCCATCGCGGCAGCGCCGGAAACGCAGCCTGAAGCGACGGGTGGCGATGTGACGGCGACGGTTAATACCGGCTCCAATGTGCGGTCTGGACCAGGATTGGGCTACGGCGTTGTTGCCGGGCTGGAGCCGGGCACGCGCGTTCGCCTGATCGGACGAAACGCGCGCACAGATTGGGTGCAAATTGAGCTACCAGATGATCCGGAGAAGGATGGCTGGATATTCGCGCAGTTGCTAACCATCACGGGTGATCCGGCGACATTGGCGGTCGTTGAAGTGGCGCCGCCTGCCGTGGCTGCCGGCGGCGGTGGCGGCGGGGGCGCACCCGCACCCGCGCCCGCGCCGGTGATTGCCCCGGCGGGTGGTGGCAGCTTTGAATTGGGCGGGCAAACGCACTCTCTGGCTCATCCGGCGCAGATGAACTACTCCGGGATGACCTGGGTCAAGTTCCAGCACAAATGGGGGCCTGGCGACAGCCCCAGCTCCGTGCAGGGCCAGATTGACAGCGCGCACGCCAATGGCTTTAAGGTCCTGTTAAGTATCCCCGGTTCCAGCACCTACCCCAGCAGCATCGACTTCAACGGCTACGTGGAGTTCCTCCGCGGCGTGGCCGCTTTGGGGCCAGATGCGATTGAAATCTGGAACGAGATGAACATTGACTTCGAGTGGCCGGCGGGACAAATCGATCCCGGCTCCTACGTGCGCAACATGCTGGCCCCCGCGTACAACGCCATCAAATCGGCCAATTCGCGCGTAATGGTCATCAGCGGCGCGCCCGCGCCTACGGGATACTTCGGCGGCGGCTGCGGCACGAATGGGTGCGACGACAACGCCTATCTTGCCGGCATGGCCGCCGCCGGCGCCGCCAGTTACATGGATTGCGTGGGCGTTCACTTCAACGCCGGAGCCACGTCCCCCACCGTCTCCTCCGGCCATCCCGCCAATTCCAGCCACTACAGTTGGTACTTCCAGCCCACGATGGACCTGTACTACAACTCCTTTGGCGGCGCACGCCCCGTTTGTTTCACGGAACTCGGGTTCCTCTCTGGCGAAGACTTCGGCGGCGTGCCAACACGCTTTAGTTGGGCCGGCAACACCACGGTAGGGCAGCACGCGCAATGGTTAGCGGAAGCCGTCAGCCTGGCCGCCAACAGCGGCAAAGTCCGCCTGGCGATCATCTTCAACGTGGACTTCACCTATTATTCCGATGATCCCCAGGCCGGTTACGCCATGATTCGGCCCAACGGCAGTTGCCCATCATGTGATTTGTTAGCCAATATCATGGGATCGCGCTAA
- the ggt gene encoding gamma-glutamyltransferase — translation MLFEHYQFAGRRSNVIARAGVVATSQPLAAQAGLAVLCAGGNAVDAALATVAALCVVEPCSTGVGGDAFALIWQANERRLYGLNASGPAPAGLRADWVRGLGYAEMPAFGPIPVTVPGAVRGWQAALDRFGSWPLDRILTQAITYAEEGFPVSQRIAGSWSRSTEKMSQHPDSRRVWLPGGRAPRAGELFRNPEFARTLRTLAAEGPDAFYLGDIGRQIAACVQEAGGVLTQDDLAAYRPEWVTPLSLPYRDGYVFHEIPPNGQGLTALIALNIARGFDLRRMRYGSADYYHLLMEAIKLAFADAHAFIADPRQARVPISGLLSDAYAAARRALIRPDAALEPFPGQPDHHGDTVYLTVADREGNMVSWIQSLYMGFGSGLTAGTTGVQLQNRGANFSLEPGHPNEAAPGKRPYHTIIPGFITKDDQAWSSFGVMGGFMQPQGHLQVGVNLIDFDMDPQSALDAPRFQWMAGRAFGLEPTISAAARAELAARGHEIRVDMPPLFYGGGQVIVRDEETGVYYAGSEPRNDGAAVGY, via the coding sequence GTGTTATTTGAGCATTATCAATTTGCCGGCAGGCGCTCGAACGTGATCGCGCGCGCGGGGGTGGTGGCGACGAGCCAGCCGTTGGCGGCGCAGGCGGGGCTGGCGGTGCTGTGCGCGGGCGGCAACGCGGTGGATGCGGCGCTGGCGACCGTGGCCGCGTTGTGCGTGGTGGAGCCGTGTTCCACGGGCGTGGGGGGGGATGCGTTCGCCCTCATCTGGCAGGCGAATGAACGACGTCTGTATGGCCTGAACGCCAGCGGGCCGGCGCCGGCGGGGCTACGGGCGGATTGGGTGCGGGGGTTGGGGTATGCGGAAATGCCGGCATTCGGTCCCATTCCCGTCACAGTCCCCGGCGCGGTGCGCGGCTGGCAGGCCGCGCTTGACCGCTTTGGTTCCTGGCCCCTGGACCGCATTCTGACGCAGGCGATTACCTATGCGGAAGAAGGGTTTCCCGTGAGTCAACGAATTGCCGGCAGTTGGTCGCGCTCCACGGAAAAAATGAGCCAACACCCCGATTCGCGGCGTGTCTGGCTCCCCGGCGGGCGCGCCCCCCGCGCCGGCGAACTGTTCCGCAACCCGGAATTTGCCCGGACCCTGCGCACGCTGGCCGCCGAAGGCCCGGACGCCTTCTACCTCGGCGACATCGGGCGGCAAATCGCCGCCTGCGTGCAGGAAGCGGGCGGCGTTCTCACGCAGGACGACCTGGCCGCCTACCGGCCAGAATGGGTCACGCCCCTCAGCCTCCCCTACCGCGACGGCTACGTCTTCCACGAAATCCCCCCCAACGGCCAGGGACTCACCGCCCTCATCGCCCTGAACATCGCCCGCGGCTTCGACCTGCGCCGTATGCGCTACGGTTCTGCCGACTACTACCACTTGCTGATGGAGGCCATCAAACTGGCCTTTGCCGACGCCCACGCCTTCATCGCCGACCCGCGCCAGGCGCGCGTGCCCATCTCCGGCCTGCTCAGCGACGCCTACGCCGCCGCGCGCCGCGCCCTCATTCGCCCCGATGCGGCGCTGGAGCCGTTTCCCGGTCAGCCCGATCATCATGGCGATACCGTCTACCTCACCGTGGCCGACCGCGAGGGCAACATGGTCAGTTGGATCCAGAGCCTGTACATGGGGTTTGGCAGCGGCCTGACGGCGGGGACGACGGGCGTGCAGTTGCAGAACCGGGGCGCGAATTTCAGCCTGGAACCAGGCCATCCCAACGAAGCGGCCCCCGGCAAACGCCCCTATCACACCATCATTCCCGGCTTTATCACCAAAGACGATCAGGCGTGGAGCAGTTTCGGCGTGATGGGGGGCTTTATGCAGCCGCAGGGGCATTTGCAGGTGGGGGTGAATCTGATTGACTTTGACATGGACCCGCAGTCGGCGTTGGACGCGCCCCGTTTTCAGTGGATGGCCGGGCGCGCGTTTGGGCTGGAGCCGACGATTTCGGCGGCGGCGCGGGCGGAACTGGCGGCGCGCGGGCACGAAATCCGGGTGGATATGCCGCCGTTGTTTTATGGTGGGGGGCAGGTGATTGTGCGGGATGAGGAGACGGGGGTGTATTATGCCGGCAGCGAACCCCGGAACGACGGCGCGGCAGTTGGCTATTGA
- a CDS encoding chloride channel protein: protein MASTRRIDKETLTNRSFYELILYAVVLGAIVGVATAIFLLVEHWLVELIWEEIPHQLGEFRFYTLLVCLIGGLLVGLGQHFLGDWPKPMKAALEDVRTQGGFDVAHVPHGVAISLISLAFGGALGPEAALIGLAGGLGTYVARQLKMTAQQAYAFTYFSVSGALGAFFRSPLGSAALPLESADGTELPRSWTMIPGIFAGLAGLLVTLLLVGDTLGVNYDFLPYTAPRNGVDLLIAAPFGLLGGLLGAGFLWLHDWLHHRVPQLTTSKIAQGVIGGLVLGLLATFSSLVLFSGQTGINDLFTQGAEMGGWLLITIGLAKLLAVAILVATGWKGGEFFPMMFVGAAVGMGVAYLIPAVDPMVGTMATMAATTAAMLRKPLAVVLLVVLLMPASLIVPIIVGAYVGTSVTMPAKNEPKQ from the coding sequence ATGGCATCAACGAGACGAATTGACAAAGAAACCCTGACGAATCGCAGCTTTTACGAGCTAATTCTCTATGCTGTCGTCCTCGGCGCGATCGTGGGGGTGGCTACGGCCATTTTCCTTCTCGTCGAACATTGGCTTGTCGAGCTAATCTGGGAAGAAATACCGCACCAACTGGGCGAATTCCGCTTTTATACCTTGCTCGTTTGTCTTATCGGTGGCTTACTCGTTGGGCTGGGGCAGCATTTTCTGGGCGATTGGCCCAAACCAATGAAAGCCGCTCTCGAAGATGTGCGCACACAGGGCGGTTTTGACGTAGCACACGTGCCACATGGCGTTGCCATCTCCCTCATCTCGCTCGCTTTTGGCGGGGCATTAGGTCCCGAAGCCGCGCTTATCGGGCTGGCGGGAGGTCTGGGGACTTACGTTGCGCGACAACTCAAGATGACGGCGCAGCAGGCGTATGCCTTTACTTACTTCAGCGTCAGTGGCGCCTTGGGTGCATTCTTTCGCTCGCCGCTGGGCAGTGCCGCCCTGCCCCTGGAGTCAGCCGATGGCACAGAACTTCCCCGCTCCTGGACCATGATTCCCGGTATCTTTGCCGGATTGGCCGGACTGCTGGTCACGCTGTTATTGGTGGGCGACACGTTGGGCGTGAACTACGATTTTTTGCCTTATACCGCGCCCCGCAATGGTGTCGATTTGCTGATAGCGGCTCCCTTTGGTTTGCTGGGCGGATTGCTTGGGGCTGGCTTTCTGTGGTTGCATGATTGGCTGCACCATCGCGTTCCCCAATTGACGACCAGTAAAATCGCCCAAGGCGTAATCGGCGGCCTGGTTTTAGGGTTGCTGGCCACGTTCTCGTCACTGGTCCTCTTTTCCGGGCAAACGGGCATAAATGACTTGTTTACGCAAGGGGCGGAAATGGGCGGCTGGCTGCTGATTACCATTGGGCTGGCCAAGCTGCTGGCGGTGGCGATATTGGTGGCCACAGGGTGGAAAGGGGGTGAGTTTTTCCCGATGATGTTTGTTGGAGCGGCAGTAGGTATGGGGGTTGCTTACTTGATTCCGGCCGTTGACCCGATGGTGGGCACGATGGCCACAATGGCGGCGACAACGGCGGCGATGCTGCGCAAGCCGTTGGCCGTGGTGCTGTTGGTTGTGTTGTTGATGCCTGCCAGTTTGATTGTGCCGATTATTGTGGGGGCGTATGTGGGAACGTCCGTTACCATGCCGGCAAAAAACGAGCCAAAACAATAG